In Geotalea uraniireducens, one genomic interval encodes:
- a CDS encoding type-F conjugative transfer system pilin assembly protein TrbC, with protein MRRLWPQLMIAAILACPYSVSAAGKAGYIATPDACYVPEKVEGETVYLRQAGVCEGKPGRAFVGVARETVKVFVDGKFWKEVRVEEMGVPDISSSLARADRQAGALTIPQNPSKVEMEKAAGKLDNYYRSPEFQGRLKSETERIKAELFGESIGKFYPDTLAQERKGKLFETERIYVFVSSSIPLQTVRNYAASVARLHDPRITLVMRGFVGGMAKIQPAIDFVGSVLKEDPDCDPSGSDCRMRPASMIVDPLLFRRYGIEKVPAVVYAQGVKAEDPGLSEGDARNAKLAESFTVYGDASLEYILELIGRETGSPSLKGLVSALSAARQ; from the coding sequence TTGCGTCGGCTATGGCCTCAACTGATGATTGCCGCGATCCTCGCGTGTCCCTATTCGGTATCTGCCGCTGGGAAAGCGGGGTATATCGCAACGCCGGACGCTTGCTACGTCCCGGAAAAGGTGGAGGGTGAAACCGTTTACCTGAGACAGGCCGGAGTCTGTGAGGGGAAGCCCGGTCGAGCCTTTGTCGGCGTCGCACGGGAGACGGTGAAGGTTTTCGTGGACGGGAAATTCTGGAAGGAAGTGCGGGTGGAGGAGATGGGAGTGCCTGACATCTCGTCGAGCCTCGCCCGGGCCGACCGACAGGCGGGGGCGCTGACGATACCCCAAAACCCCAGCAAGGTCGAGATGGAGAAGGCTGCCGGGAAACTCGACAACTATTACCGCTCGCCGGAGTTCCAGGGGCGCCTGAAGAGCGAGACGGAGAGGATCAAGGCCGAACTCTTCGGGGAAAGCATTGGCAAGTTTTACCCCGACACCCTGGCGCAAGAGAGGAAGGGAAAGCTCTTCGAGACCGAGAGGATCTACGTATTCGTTTCCTCGTCGATTCCGCTTCAGACGGTGCGCAACTATGCCGCCTCAGTCGCCCGTCTCCACGACCCCCGGATCACGCTGGTCATGAGGGGGTTCGTCGGAGGGATGGCGAAGATCCAGCCGGCCATCGACTTTGTGGGAAGCGTCCTGAAGGAAGATCCGGACTGCGATCCTTCCGGGAGCGACTGCCGGATGCGGCCGGCGAGCATGATCGTCGATCCCCTTCTCTTTCGTAGATACGGCATCGAGAAGGTGCCGGCGGTCGTCTACGCGCAGGGGGTGAAGGCCGAGGACCCCGGATTGAGCGAGGGGGATGCCCGGAACGCGAAACTGGCGGAGAGCTTCACGGTCTACGGCGACGCGAGCCTGGAATACATCCTGGAGCTGATCGGCAGGGAAACTGGTTCCCCTTCCCTGAAGGGTCTCGTGTCGGCCCTGTCGGCCGCTCGGCAGTGA
- a CDS encoding TraU family protein produces MTRRFTVLLALAAGILLPAAFTEAATVCKGTAINPVTDICWQCMFPAQIGSVSFGMGQESAPGNITTPTCVCPDSKQGIIAGLSVAFWEHARMIETVKDPYCFPILGTGMDNPKPGFSSGTSNGPAYSDNAYSFQQAHYYTFPAWSILKLFMDFPCAEQGGFDLAYMTEVDPMWNDDSLSFIINPEALLFANPVSQVACVADSVAATVTNPIDPLFWCMGSWGSFYPLTGSVDSSDPLSVNAGLAARMLFKLGRESLLFDTGINQCSSGGVITPILVKSNYRLQIARPVRGTACNPIGRPAMIWGSGKNPPWGAGANSPDNFLWSMTRRRVCCVGYGLN; encoded by the coding sequence ATGACAAGACGCTTTACCGTCCTACTGGCACTTGCAGCCGGGATATTACTCCCCGCCGCCTTTACCGAGGCCGCAACCGTCTGCAAGGGGACAGCAATCAACCCGGTCACCGACATCTGCTGGCAGTGCATGTTCCCGGCCCAGATCGGCAGCGTCTCATTCGGCATGGGGCAGGAGTCGGCCCCGGGTAACATCACCACTCCCACCTGTGTCTGCCCCGACAGCAAGCAGGGGATCATTGCCGGACTCTCGGTTGCCTTCTGGGAACATGCCCGGATGATCGAAACGGTGAAGGACCCTTACTGCTTTCCGATCCTGGGGACCGGCATGGACAACCCGAAACCGGGGTTTTCCTCCGGCACTTCCAACGGGCCGGCCTACAGTGACAACGCTTACTCGTTCCAGCAGGCCCACTACTATACCTTCCCGGCCTGGTCGATCCTGAAGCTCTTTATGGACTTTCCCTGCGCCGAGCAGGGGGGATTCGATCTCGCCTACATGACGGAGGTGGACCCCATGTGGAACGATGACAGCCTCTCCTTCATCATCAATCCGGAGGCGCTCCTGTTCGCCAACCCCGTTTCCCAGGTCGCCTGCGTTGCCGACAGCGTAGCTGCCACGGTCACCAACCCCATCGACCCTCTGTTCTGGTGCATGGGGTCGTGGGGCTCCTTCTATCCCTTGACCGGGAGCGTGGACTCCAGCGACCCGCTGAGCGTCAACGCCGGACTCGCCGCGAGGATGCTCTTCAAGCTGGGGCGTGAATCGCTCCTGTTCGATACAGGCATCAACCAGTGCTCCTCGGGCGGGGTCATCACCCCGATCCTCGTGAAGAGCAACTACCGCCTGCAGATCGCTCGGCCGGTCCGCGGCACCGCATGCAATCCCATCGGCAGGCCCGCTATGATCTGGGGTTCGGGAAAGAATCCGCCTTGGGGGGCCGGCGCCAATTCCCCCGACAATTTTCTCTGGTCGATGACGAGAAGGAGGGTCTGTTGCGTCGGCTATGGCCTCAACTGA
- a CDS encoding S26 family signal peptidase — protein sequence MPKRSSLDYRDWRVWLFIALIVVVGSQLPSRISVTLTPSLKHRVYWLARDPDKVRKGDYVLFHYPERVTSLARGEVSDLMKILGCDEGDILTVDETKSYYCNGKYLVRAKDVSLKGERLESFVFNGPIPAGFMFVIGQHKDSYDSRYFGLVEKSRIRAKAYPIF from the coding sequence ATGCCGAAACGATCAAGCCTTGATTACCGGGATTGGAGGGTCTGGCTGTTCATCGCACTGATAGTCGTTGTCGGCAGCCAGCTCCCCAGCAGGATCAGCGTGACCCTCACCCCTTCCCTCAAGCACCGGGTCTACTGGCTCGCCAGGGACCCGGACAAGGTGAGAAAGGGCGACTACGTGCTCTTTCACTATCCTGAACGGGTAACCAGCCTCGCCCGGGGTGAGGTCTCGGACCTGATGAAGATCCTCGGCTGCGACGAAGGTGACATCCTGACCGTGGACGAGACGAAAAGCTACTACTGCAACGGCAAGTACCTGGTCCGGGCCAAGGACGTCTCCCTCAAGGGGGAGAGGCTCGAGAGCTTCGTTTTCAATGGCCCGATCCCGGCAGGCTTCATGTTCGTAATCGGCCAGCACAAGGACAGCTACGACTCCCGCTATTTCGGCTTGGTGGAGAAAAGCCGGATCAGGGCGAAAGCGTATCCCATTTTCTGA